A stretch of the Ipomoea triloba cultivar NCNSP0323 chromosome 16, ASM357664v1 genome encodes the following:
- the LOC116007839 gene encoding uncharacterized protein LOC116007839: MGITEEAEEGFCFISDKQKGLVPAFVDVLPRVEHRFCVRHLHANMKVSGFQGKALKDALWACARATTLNSYNDCLRKLRALDEDAYQWLGDKSPSEWSRSHFSTHSHCDMLVNNICESFNATLLGARDKPIIECLETIRKMLMTKFFDKRQKAASWKTVICPTIVGKLKKVEKEAAGYLATQCDFFKFEVSQLYGDRQEVDLERKTCSCRKWELTGVPCKHGVCAIWKKYGKGALFDFVHPCYSKESYLKIYSCSINPMAGPSEWPVTTRTPPLPPMYSAKVGRPKKLRTRSAGEVEPPLSQDGISISRRHIQLHCGICRQVGHNSRKCPSNPNQKLKAKKRVIYTTKQIPNHISSQQQ, encoded by the exons ATGGGGATAACAGAGGAGGCTGAGGAAGGATTCTGTTTTATTAGTGATAAACAGAAGGGTTTAGTCCCTGCATTTGTTGATGTCCTGCCTAGAGTGGAGCACAGATTCTGTGTCAGGCACCTGCATGCTAATATGAAGGTATCAGGGTTTCAAGGTAAGGCATTGAAAGATGCTTTATGGGCTTGTGCTAGGGCAACAACTCTGAATTCCTACAATGACTGTTTAAGAAAACTTAGGGCATTAGATGAAGATGCATATCAGTGGTTAGGTGATAAGTCTCCTAGTGAATGGTCTAGATCTCACTTCTCTACACACAGTCACTGTGACATGTTGGTGAACAACATATGTGAGTCTTTTAATGCAACTTTACTTGGGGCTAGGGACAAGCCTATTATAGAATGCCTTGAAACCATAAGGAAGATGCTTATGACTAAATTCTTTGATAAAAGACAAAAAGCAGCATCTTGGAAGACTGTGATCTGCCCAACAATTGTTGGAAAGCTGAAGAAAGTTGAGAAAGAGGCAGCAGGGTATTTGGCAACCCAATGTGATTTCTTTAAGTTTGAGGTGAGTCAGCTGTATGGGGACCGACAGGAGGTGGATTTGGAAAGGAAAACTTGTTCCTGTAGGAAGTGGGAGTTGACTGGGGTGCCTTGCAAGCATGGAGTCTGTGCAATCTGGAAAAAGTATGGAAAGGGGGCTTTGTTTGATTTTGTTCATCCTTGTTACTCAAAGGAGAGTTATCTAAAGATATATAGTTGCTCCATTAACCCTATGGCAGGCCCTTCTGAGTGGCCAGTGACTACTAGAACACCCCCTCTGCCACCTATGTATTCTGCCAAGGTGGGGAGGCCTAAGAAGCTGAGAACAAggtctgctggtgaggttgagCCACCCCTGAGTCAAGATGGGATTTCTATATCAAGGAGACATATCCAATTGCATTGTGGAATTTGCAGACAAGTTGGACATAACTCAAGGAAATGTCCATCAAATCCAAATCAAAAG TTGAAGGCAAAGAAAAGAGTGATTTATACCACTAAACAGATCCCCAATCACATTTCTAGCCAACAGCAGTAG